The genomic DNA TCATCGCGTGGCCTCGTCGTCCACGTGCGCAGGAATCGTCGTTCGCTCCTCCATGACGGGATCAGGATCGAGCACCCGATCAGCGTGCTCCTCGATCTCGCCCCTCTGCTCGCCCATGACGAGCTCGTGGCCTGCGTCGACTCCTTGGGCTCCCGACTCCGCAGGGGTCATCGGCTGTCCGTGGACGCGGTGCGAACAGCCTGTCACGACGTGCACGCGCCCGGCGTCCGTGCGCTGAGAGCCGCGGTGCGTGAGGCGAGGAACTGGGTCGACTCCCCACGGGAGACCACCACTCGCCTGATGCTCGTGCGCCGAGGGTATCCGGAGCCCGAGACCAACCGTCCGATCTGCGATCCCGTCACCGGCACGCGGTACTGGATCGATCTCGCCTATGCGCACTGGAAGATCGCCATCGAATACGACGGCGAGCACCACTTCACCCTTGAGCAGAAGCGCAAGGATCATGGCAAGGACGAGCTGCTGCACCGTGAGGGATGGTCGGTGCTGCGAATGACCGTGGACGACCATCGGGACCCGCGAAACTTCTTCGCCCTCCTGGATGAGAGCATCCGGTCAGCGGACACCGCCGATCTCAAGAACTGAGGCCGGCAGCGGTCCCGCGACGCGCGATCCGGGAACGCCGGTTCCCTCGATCCGCACCATGAGTGAAGCGGATCGAGGGAATCGGCGGGTGCATCGCTGCGTGGGGCAGACGTCGGACGGTGTGAGGGCTGGGCGCCGTGCGGTGCGCAGGCCTCAGGAGTGGGAGGGCTCCGGCATGCCGGAGCGGGAGACGGAGACCATCTCCTCGCGCTCGACGACCTTGACGCGGGCACGGGGCTCGCCGTCGGCGTCCACCGCGGCGGCACCGAGGGCCTTCTCGTGCTCGTCCAGGGACATCCAACCGTCCCAGGTCGTGAACGGCACGCCCTTGTCCTCGAGCAGGCGCAGGATCGCGTCGCCGTCCCGCTCGGGCGCGGGAGTGAGCGTGCCGGCCTCGATGTCCTCGAGCAGCGAGGTGACCGTCTCGATCGCATCGGACTTGGTGGCGCCGATCAGCCCCACCGGTCCGCGCTTGATCCAGCCGTTGGCGTACATGCCGGGCACGACCGCGCCGTCGGGTCCCGTGACGCGACCGGCGGCGTTGTGGATCACGCCGCGCTCGGCGTCGTAAGGGATGCCGGGCAGCTCGGAGCCGTGGTAGCCGACGGCACGGTAGACCGCGCCCAATTCGTAGTCGACGAACTCGCCGGTGCCCTCGACGCGGCCCTCGTCGTCCAGGCGGGTGCGCTCGAAGCGCATCCCGGTGACCTTGCCGTCCTCGCCGAGCACCTCGACGGGCCGGTGCCAGAAGTGCATGTGCAGGCGGCGGTTGACGGGGCCGCCGTGCTTGTCCGTCGGCTCCTCGCCCGTCTCCTCGCGCTGCTGCTGCTCCTCGAGCCAACCGACGAAAGTCCGGGTGACCTGGTCGGTGCGCTTGTCCGCCGTGATGACCTCCCACTCGGCGTCGGTGATCTGCTCGACGTCTCGGGGGTCCATGACGACCTGCAGGCCGTGGGGGTGGGCGAGCTCGCGCGCCTCGAGCGGGGAGAACTTGGTCTGCGCGGGGCCGCGGCGGCCGAAGACGTGCACATCGGTGGTCTTCGCGGCCTGCAGGCCCTCGTGGACATTGGCGGGGATCTCGGTGCGCAGCAGCTCGTCGGCGCTCTTGGACAGCACCCGCGCCACGTCGAGGGCGACATTGCCGTTGCCGATCACGGCGACCTTCTCGGCGTCGAGCTCCCAGGTGCGGGGGTAGTCCGGGTTGCCGTCGTACCAGGCGACGAAGTCGGCTGCGCCGTGGGAGCCCTCCAGCTCGATGCCGGGGACGTCGAGGTCGGCGTCCTTGAGGGCTCCGGTGGCGAAGACGACCGCGTCGTAATGGGCGCGCAAATCCTCCGCCGTGAGATCGGTGCCGAACTCGACGTCACCGAGGAAACGGATGTCGCCGCGACCGAGGATGCGGTGCAGGGCCGTGATGATGCCCTTGATCCGCGGATGATCAGGGGCGACACCGTAGCGGATCAGCCCGAACGGCGTCGGCATGCGGTCGAACAGGTCGATCGAGACCTCGAGCTCCCCGTTCTTGACCTGCGGGGCGCGGAGCAGAGTCTCGGCGGCGTACACACCGGCGGGGCCGGAACCGATGACGGCCAGGCGGAAGGGCTGCTGGGAGAAGGACATCTCACCTCGGTCTCGTGGCGCGGAGGCGCCGGGTCGGGTGCGTCGTCGAGCACACGCTGATTTCCGCACCACTGTATACGCGAAAT from Brachybacterium sacelli includes the following:
- a CDS encoding DUF559 domain-containing protein; translation: MLVRRGYPEPETNRPICDPVTGTRYWIDLAYAHWKIAIEYDGEHHFTLEQKRKDHGKDELLHREGWSVLRMTVDDHRDPRNFFALLDESIRSADTADLKN
- a CDS encoding FAD-dependent oxidoreductase produces the protein MSFSQQPFRLAVIGSGPAGVYAAETLLRAPQVKNGELEVSIDLFDRMPTPFGLIRYGVAPDHPRIKGIITALHRILGRGDIRFLGDVEFGTDLTAEDLRAHYDAVVFATGALKDADLDVPGIELEGSHGAADFVAWYDGNPDYPRTWELDAEKVAVIGNGNVALDVARVLSKSADELLRTEIPANVHEGLQAAKTTDVHVFGRRGPAQTKFSPLEARELAHPHGLQVVMDPRDVEQITDAEWEVITADKRTDQVTRTFVGWLEEQQQREETGEEPTDKHGGPVNRRLHMHFWHRPVEVLGEDGKVTGMRFERTRLDDEGRVEGTGEFVDYELGAVYRAVGYHGSELPGIPYDAERGVIHNAAGRVTGPDGAVVPGMYANGWIKRGPVGLIGATKSDAIETVTSLLEDIEAGTLTPAPERDGDAILRLLEDKGVPFTTWDGWMSLDEHEKALGAAAVDADGEPRARVKVVEREEMVSVSRSGMPEPSHS